The following are from one region of the Chromobacterium phragmitis genome:
- the bcsB gene encoding cellulose biosynthesis cyclic di-GMP-binding regulatory protein BcsB yields the protein METGAGRKLWTLALALCLQAIACRAEPLADAPQPAPLISERVLSFKQMGASGALRMRGGNGVAAISFGSRADELITSLTLKLRYIYSPAMLTDLSHVQVMVNDQVVTVLPFVKGQGGKMQETSLTLDPQLLTSFNQIQFRLIGHYTLRCEDEAHSSIWAEVSNASEVRMTVQALPVADDLTYFPEPFFDSRDYSPLRLPMVFAGRPSLGALRAAGELASWLGALSGWRGARFPAVLDGMLPPQHAVVFAANGQRPAFLASLPPVREPMIAIMSHPERPERKLLVLLGRDDKDLLQAVRALVLGQAGMTGDLVRVGQVKLVAPRRPYDAPNWVSSDRPTRLGSLAARKEDLQVSGLQLAPVRVAFRVPGDLFTWGSRGIPLNLKFRYTGPQSNNGSRLNIGVNDFFVQSLNLNASGIGGVQTSLRLPVLENGLLTNVDQILLPPFRVSSRNELEFHFNFAYEKQGECANGVVDSFRGEIDPDSTIDFSQYPHYAQMPNLALFASSGYPFTRLADLAETAVVLPRQPQKSDIDAFLAVMGRMGASTGFPALRYRLVSEDNLDSVRDADLLVVGDSRELALLKTWRAHLPTRLDGDKRQVADGDTVAPEDAVTFQSLGVASHPANGEADFSARGKVGALMGLESPLSPGRSVVIVTASESAAMNGMAAALIDDAKLAQISGSVALLRGDAIDSELLGPVYHVGSLPLWDWIWLFLSGHPLLLAALAAVSVLIMAFVILRIFRILAARRLREGG from the coding sequence ATGGAGACAGGGGCCGGACGGAAACTGTGGACGCTGGCATTGGCGCTATGCCTGCAGGCAATAGCCTGTCGGGCCGAGCCGTTGGCCGATGCTCCGCAGCCCGCCCCTCTGATAAGCGAGCGCGTCCTGAGCTTCAAGCAAATGGGGGCAAGCGGAGCGCTGAGGATGCGCGGCGGGAATGGCGTGGCTGCCATCAGCTTCGGCAGCCGCGCCGATGAGTTGATTACCTCGCTGACGTTGAAATTGCGCTACATTTATTCTCCGGCGATGCTGACCGACCTGTCCCACGTTCAGGTGATGGTCAACGATCAGGTGGTGACGGTGTTGCCCTTCGTCAAAGGACAGGGCGGCAAAATGCAGGAGACCTCGCTGACGCTGGACCCGCAGTTGCTCACCAGCTTCAACCAGATACAGTTCCGCTTGATAGGCCACTATACGCTGCGCTGTGAGGATGAGGCGCACAGCAGCATCTGGGCAGAGGTGAGCAATGCCAGCGAAGTGCGGATGACGGTTCAGGCGTTGCCGGTGGCCGACGACCTCACTTATTTCCCCGAGCCTTTTTTCGATTCGCGAGACTATTCTCCGCTGAGGTTGCCCATGGTATTCGCAGGCAGGCCGTCGCTGGGCGCGCTGCGAGCCGCCGGCGAACTAGCCTCCTGGCTCGGCGCGCTGTCCGGATGGCGCGGCGCGCGTTTTCCCGCCGTGCTGGACGGCATGCTGCCGCCTCAGCATGCAGTCGTATTCGCCGCCAATGGGCAGCGGCCGGCGTTTCTCGCCAGCCTGCCGCCGGTGCGGGAGCCCATGATCGCCATCATGTCGCACCCGGAACGGCCGGAGCGCAAGCTGCTGGTGTTGCTGGGGAGAGACGACAAGGACTTGCTGCAGGCGGTGCGGGCGCTGGTGCTGGGCCAGGCTGGCATGACCGGCGACCTGGTCCGGGTGGGGCAGGTGAAGCTGGTCGCGCCGCGCAGGCCTTACGACGCGCCCAACTGGGTCAGCTCCGACCGCCCCACGCGGCTGGGCAGCCTCGCGGCGCGCAAGGAGGATCTGCAGGTGTCCGGGTTGCAGCTGGCGCCCGTCCGGGTGGCATTTCGCGTGCCGGGGGACCTGTTCACCTGGGGTAGCCGCGGCATTCCGCTCAACCTCAAGTTCCGCTATACCGGGCCGCAGTCCAACAACGGCTCCCGGCTTAATATCGGCGTCAACGATTTTTTCGTGCAAAGCCTCAACCTGAACGCCAGCGGCATCGGCGGGGTGCAGACCAGCTTGCGGCTGCCGGTACTGGAGAACGGCTTGCTGACCAATGTCGACCAGATCTTGCTGCCGCCGTTTCGGGTCAGCAGCCGCAACGAGCTGGAATTCCATTTCAATTTCGCTTACGAGAAGCAGGGCGAATGCGCCAATGGCGTGGTGGACAGCTTCCGCGGCGAGATCGACCCGGATTCGACGATAGATTTCAGCCAATATCCGCATTACGCCCAAATGCCAAACCTGGCCTTGTTCGCCAGTTCCGGCTATCCCTTCACCAGGTTGGCTGATTTGGCCGAAACCGCGGTGGTGCTGCCCCGGCAGCCGCAGAAATCCGACATCGACGCCTTTCTTGCCGTGATGGGACGGATGGGCGCGTCCACCGGCTTCCCGGCGCTGCGCTACCGGCTGGTGAGCGAGGACAATCTGGATTCCGTCCGGGACGCGGACCTGCTGGTGGTGGGAGATTCAAGGGAGCTGGCTTTGCTGAAAACCTGGCGCGCCCATCTGCCCACGCGGCTGGACGGCGATAAGCGCCAGGTGGCGGACGGCGACACGGTGGCGCCGGAAGATGCGGTGACCTTCCAGTCGCTGGGGGTGGCATCTCATCCGGCCAATGGCGAGGCGGACTTCTCCGCCCGCGGCAAGGTGGGCGCGCTGATGGGGCTGGAGTCGCCGCTGTCGCCTGGCCGCAGCGTGGTGATCGTCACTGCCAGCGAGTCTGCCGCGATGAACGGCATGGCCGCTGCGCTGATAGACGACGCCAAGCTGGCGCAGATATCGGGCAGCGTGGCGTTGTTGCGCGGCGACGCCATCGACAGCGAGCTGCTGGGACCGGTTTACCACGTGGGCAGCCTGCCGCTTTGGGACTGGATATGGCTGTTCCTGTCGGGCCATCCCTTGCTGCTGGCCGCGCTGGCCGCGGTATCGGTGCTGATCATGGCCTTCGTCATCTTGCGCATCTTCAGGATATTGGCGGCGCGCCGGCTGAGGGAGGGAGGATGA